In a genomic window of Penaeus vannamei isolate JL-2024 chromosome 38, ASM4276789v1, whole genome shotgun sequence:
- the LOC138859797 gene encoding U-scoloptoxin(01)-Cw1a-like has protein sequence MKVLAALLALCGVAAANSPFRFSDGYLDVLGAEPVQAFDCAGRSYGYYADVSSDCRVFHVCLPVADDLGDVLETAHFSFFCGNQTVFSQESLTCAHPEEAFPCDQAETLFDSVNALFGVIPEEK, from the coding sequence ATGAAGGTCCTCGCAGCTCTCCTGGCTCTGTGTGGCGTGGCCGCCGCCAACTCCCCCTTCCGCTTCTCCGACGGCTACCTCGACGTCCTCGGCGCAGAGCCCGTTCAGGCCTTCGACTGTGCCGGTCGAAGCTACGGCTATTACGCCGACGTCAGCAGCGACTGCCGCGTGTTCCACGTGTGCCTGCCCGTGGCTGACGACCTGGGCGACGTGCTCGAGACcgcccacttctccttcttctgcggcAACCAGACCGTGTTCAGCCAGGAGTCCCTCACCTGCGCCCACCCCGAGGAGGCCTTCCCCTGCGACCAGGCCGAGACCCTCTTCGACTCCGTCAACGCTCTCTTCGGCGTCATTCCCgaagaaaaataa
- the LOC113802386 gene encoding U-scoloptoxin(01)-Cw1a-like, producing the protein MKVLAALLALCGVAAANSPFRFSDGYLDVLGAEPVQAFDCAGRSYGYYADVSSDCRVFHVCLPVADDLGDVLETAHFSFFCGNQTVFSQESLTCAHPEEAFPCDQAETLFDSVNALFGVIPDEK; encoded by the coding sequence ATGAAGGTCCTCGCAGCTCTCCTGGCTCTGTGTGGCGTGGCCGCCGCCAACTCCCCCTTCCGCTTCTCCGACGGCTACCTCGACGTCCTCGGCGCAGAGCCCGTTCAGGCCTTCGACTGTGCCGGTCGAAGCTACGGCTATTACGCCGACGTCAGCAGCGACTGCCGAGTGTTCCACGTGTGCCTGCCCGTGGCTGACGACCTGGGCGACGTGCTCGAGACcgcccacttctccttcttctgcggcAACCAGACCGTGTTCAGCCAGGAGTCCCTCACCTGCGCCCACCCCGAGGAGGCCTTCCCCTGCGACCAGGCCGAGACCCTCTTCGACTCCGTCAACGCTCTCTTCGGTGTCATTCCCGACGAAAAATAA